From Juglans regia cultivar Chandler chromosome 6, Walnut 2.0, whole genome shotgun sequence, the proteins below share one genomic window:
- the LOC118348630 gene encoding putative nuclease HARBI1, giving the protein MNVNRDSDDMFPNVCLTDSSEDDLATEDLETLAFLVRAGREAQQQLRQPQHNIGLRGHQYILEVLNGNPRNCRELFRLEVDAFRALCSLLRSNSFLKDTRKGLTVEKQIGMFTSGCIGAIDGTMIDAVVPAEVRETYRNRHGKVAQNVLCVCDLDMKFTFLYTGWEGSSHDARVFIDALSQGRNAFPMPLDGHYYLVDSAYPCTRGFMPPYPRERYHRSDRQGQRGFRGYKDYFNHRHSCIRNVIERTFGVLKSRFRILRLMPGYKVGRQGDLIIACCTLHNFIRMTSPNDWLFEEWRDMELSPSGRAYSDAAVLGNHPDMTVESARAMAAIRDDIAKRMWEARSGH; this is encoded by the exons ATGAACGTGAATCGAGATTCAGATGATATGTTCCCTAATGTGTGTTTGACTGATAGTAGTGAAGATGACCTTGCAACTGAGGATCTTGAGACACTCGCATTTCTTGTGAGGGCTGGTAGAGAAGCACAACAACAGCTTAGACAGCCACAACACAATATCGGATTACGgggacatcaatatattttggaagttttgaatggGAATCCAAGAAATTGTCGCGAGTTATTCCGACTTGAGGTTGATGCCTTCCGCGCATTATGCAGCTTGTTACgttcaaatagttttttgaAGGATACTAGAAAAGGGCTGACCGTCGAGAAACAAATAGGCATGTTCACATCG GGATGCATTGGTGCAATTGATGGGACCATGATCGACGCTGTTGTACCTGCAGAGGTGCGTGAGACATATCGCAACCGGCATGGCAAAGTTGCCCAAAACGTATTGTGTGTATGTGACTTGGACATGAAGTTCACATTCCTGTACACTGGTTGGGAGGGGAGCTCGCATGATGCACGTGTATTCATCGATGCATTGTCTCAGGGCCGCAACGCATTTCCAATGCCTCTCGATG GTCATTATTATCTAGTCGATTCGGCGTATCCATGTACTCGAGGATTTATGCCCCCTTACCCTAGAGAGAGATATCATAGAAGTGACCGTCAGGGTCAGCGGGGATTTAGGgggtataaagattattttaatcatcGTCATTCATGTATTCGTAACGTAATAGAACGTACATTTGGGGTCTTGAAATCAcgatttagaattttaagactCATGCCTGGTTATAAAGTTGGGAGGCAAGGGGATCTGATCATTGCATGTTGTAcgttacacaattttattagaatgacgAGCCCGAATGACTGGTTGTTCGAGGAGTGGAGAGATATGGAGCTCAGTCCAAGCGGTCGTGCATATAGCGACGCCGCAGTTTTAGGAAATCATCCTGACATGACCGTCGAATCAGCCCGAGCTATGGCTGCAATTAGGGATGACATTGCCAAACGTATGTGGGAAGCTAGGAGTGGTCATTGa